In Prochlorococcus marinus str. MIT 1214, one DNA window encodes the following:
- the purQ gene encoding phosphoribosylformylglycinamidine synthase subunit PurQ yields the protein MNIGIIVFPGSNCDRDVRWATEGCLGIPTSFLWHETTDLSGYDAIVIPGGFSYGDYLRCGAIARFAPVLNSLISFVDKGGKVLGICNGFQILTELGLLHGALTRNKNLHFICDKANLSIESTKSSWMKNYKKHDSISLPIAHGEGRYQCSNDVLKKLQDDDSIALRYAHNPNGSINDIAGITNKKGNVLGMMPHPERACDDALGNIDGKSILSTLLS from the coding sequence ATGAATATCGGAATTATTGTTTTTCCTGGATCGAACTGCGATAGGGACGTCAGGTGGGCTACTGAAGGATGCCTGGGAATTCCTACAAGTTTTCTATGGCATGAAACTACTGATTTAAGTGGTTATGACGCAATTGTCATTCCTGGGGGTTTTAGTTATGGAGATTATTTACGTTGTGGAGCGATAGCAAGATTCGCACCTGTTTTAAATTCTTTAATCTCTTTTGTTGATAAAGGTGGAAAAGTTCTTGGTATTTGTAATGGGTTTCAAATACTTACTGAACTTGGTCTCTTGCATGGAGCTTTGACAAGAAATAAGAATCTACATTTTATTTGTGATAAAGCAAATTTATCTATTGAAAGTACAAAATCATCTTGGATGAAAAATTATAAAAAACATGATTCTATTTCACTACCTATTGCTCATGGAGAAGGGAGATATCAATGTAGTAATGACGTCTTGAAAAAATTGCAGGATGATGATTCGATTGCTCTAAGATACGCTCATAACCCAAATGGATCAATCAATGATATTGCTGGAATTACAAATAAAAAAGGAAATGTTTTGGGGATGATGCCACATCCTGAAAGAGCTTGTGATGATGCTTTAGGCAATATTGATGGCAAGTCAATTCTTAGTACACTTCTTTCTTGA
- the ilvD gene encoding dihydroxy-acid dehydratase, with product MLRSNAITQGIQRSPNRAMLRAVGFDDNDFNKPIIGIANGHSTITPCNMGLMDLANRAEAALKEAGAMPQTFGTITVSDGISMGTEGMKYSLVSREVIADAIETACNAQSMDGVLAIGGCDKNMPGAMLSMARMNIPSIFVYGGTIKPGKLDGCDLTVVSSFEAVGQLTSGKIDEERLIAVEKNAIPGPGSCGGMFTANTMSAAIETMGFSLPFSSTMAAVDDEKAESAAKSAQVLVNAVKNNIRPLDLLTKKAFENAISVIMAVGGSTNSVLHLLAIARTAGVDLTIDDFERIRQTVPVICDLKPSGKYVTVDLHQAGGIPQVMKLLLDAGMLHGECKTIEGKTIKEVLRDIPSKPKENQDVIRAISNPIYKKGHLAILKGNLASEGSVAKISGVKTPVLTGPARVFESEEECLAAILDNKVKAGDVVVVRYEGPVGGPGMREMLSPTSAIVGQGLGEKVALITDGRFSGGSYGLVVGHVAPEAAVGGTIGLVEEGDSITVDANKLLIQLNVEDRELAIRKEKWKKPKPRYKTGILGKYSRLVSSSSQGATTDQI from the coding sequence ATGCTTAGATCAAATGCGATAACACAGGGTATTCAGCGGTCACCTAACAGAGCAATGCTTAGAGCTGTTGGCTTTGATGATAATGATTTTAATAAACCAATCATTGGAATCGCTAATGGTCACAGCACAATAACCCCATGCAATATGGGATTAATGGATCTGGCTAATAGAGCAGAGGCCGCTTTAAAAGAGGCTGGTGCAATGCCTCAAACATTCGGGACCATAACAGTTAGTGACGGCATCTCTATGGGAACAGAAGGGATGAAATATTCATTAGTTTCAAGAGAAGTTATTGCTGACGCAATTGAGACAGCTTGCAACGCTCAAAGCATGGATGGTGTATTGGCAATAGGTGGGTGTGACAAAAATATGCCCGGCGCAATGTTATCAATGGCAAGAATGAATATACCTTCAATCTTTGTTTACGGAGGAACAATTAAGCCCGGGAAATTAGACGGTTGCGACCTAACCGTAGTTAGTTCTTTTGAAGCTGTCGGTCAATTAACAAGTGGGAAAATAGACGAAGAACGTTTAATAGCAGTAGAAAAAAATGCTATCCCTGGTCCTGGTAGTTGTGGTGGCATGTTCACTGCAAACACCATGTCTGCGGCAATTGAAACGATGGGTTTTAGTTTGCCATTTAGTTCAACAATGGCAGCTGTAGATGATGAAAAAGCAGAGAGCGCTGCCAAGAGTGCTCAGGTGCTTGTCAATGCAGTTAAGAACAACATCAGACCATTAGATTTACTCACAAAAAAAGCCTTTGAGAATGCGATCAGTGTCATCATGGCTGTTGGAGGCTCAACAAATTCTGTCCTTCACCTACTTGCAATAGCGAGGACTGCAGGAGTTGATTTAACAATCGATGACTTTGAACGTATAAGACAAACTGTTCCTGTAATTTGCGACCTCAAGCCAAGCGGTAAATACGTAACGGTAGACTTACATCAAGCCGGGGGGATTCCTCAAGTAATGAAATTACTCCTCGATGCAGGAATGCTTCATGGAGAATGCAAAACCATTGAAGGTAAAACAATTAAAGAAGTTCTTAGAGATATCCCCTCAAAGCCCAAAGAAAATCAAGATGTTATCAGAGCAATATCAAATCCTATTTATAAGAAAGGACATCTAGCTATTCTCAAAGGAAATTTAGCTAGTGAAGGAAGTGTCGCAAAAATCAGTGGGGTCAAAACTCCTGTTTTAACTGGGCCTGCAAGGGTTTTTGAGAGTGAAGAAGAATGCTTAGCTGCAATTCTAGACAATAAAGTCAAAGCTGGAGATGTAGTAGTCGTTAGATATGAAGGGCCTGTAGGAGGACCCGGGATGAGAGAAATGCTCTCTCCAACTTCAGCAATTGTAGGTCAAGGGTTGGGAGAGAAAGTTGCTCTAATTACAGACGGCCGATTTAGTGGGGGATCATATGGATTAGTGGTCGGCCACGTTGCTCCAGAAGCAGCCGTTGGAGGAACAATTGGGTTAGTAGAGGAAGGAGACAGTATTACTGTTGACGCTAATAAATTATTAATTCAGTTAAATGTGGAAGACCGAGAACTAGCTATAAGGAAAGAGAAATGGAAGAAGCCAAAGCCTAGATATAAGACAGGCATTCTTGGAAAGTATTCCAGACTAGTAAGTTCATCAAGCCAAGGAGCTACAACCGATCAAATATAG
- a CDS encoding uracil phosphoribosyltransferase, which translates to MSMSLRVIVPPHPLISHWLTILRNPTTPEILYATGLEQLGTWLTYEALRDWIPSKKEQITTSAGTTECSIIDPNIPILAIPYLPAGLELFRGARNLIPNSNLCIGGLPKEIEENAGIIFYIDQITTGKQLLKDLNHLKDKKIDTRRIRVITALAANQGLKEIGENIQDLNIYCACIDPELISESELSPGIGDPSLRIKTRVTSSD; encoded by the coding sequence ATGTCAATGAGCTTAAGAGTAATAGTTCCTCCTCACCCACTCATATCACATTGGTTAACTATTTTAAGGAACCCTACTACCCCAGAAATCCTCTATGCAACAGGCCTAGAACAACTTGGCACCTGGCTCACTTATGAAGCTCTAAGAGATTGGATCCCAAGTAAAAAAGAACAGATCACTACTTCAGCAGGAACAACTGAATGTTCAATTATTGATCCAAATATTCCTATTTTGGCAATTCCTTATTTGCCTGCAGGGCTTGAGCTCTTTAGAGGTGCTAGAAATTTAATTCCTAATTCAAATTTGTGTATTGGCGGGCTACCTAAAGAAATTGAGGAAAATGCAGGAATTATTTTTTACATAGATCAAATAACAACCGGTAAACAACTTTTAAAAGATTTAAATCATCTTAAAGATAAAAAAATTGATACAAGAAGGATAAGAGTGATTACAGCATTAGCTGCTAATCAAGGACTTAAAGAAATCGGTGAAAATATTCAAGATTTGAATATTTATTGTGCTTGTATAGATCCTGAATTAATATCAGAAAGTGAACTATCACCTGGAATTGGTGATCCATCATTACGTATCAAAACCAGAGTCACCTCATCGGACTAG
- a CDS encoding prepilin peptidase, producing the protein MAINIFFTLILFYILYYISIEDINTMLISENKLISFAISGLLYLFCTGLSKETIDITDLIINNFFSMVVIFITMYSISKIGYKIFGVNSLGIGDIKLTSFSTIWLGIEFSFLSLCISFLLSAIYSLHGKVTKKLRAFHQYPFAPFLSIGIFCSWIIDKI; encoded by the coding sequence ATGGCGATTAATATATTCTTTACTTTAATACTTTTTTATATCTTGTATTACATCTCGATAGAAGATATAAATACAATGCTAATAAGTGAAAACAAATTGATATCATTTGCAATTTCAGGTCTTCTTTATTTGTTTTGCACAGGTTTATCCAAAGAAACAATAGATATTACAGATTTAATAATAAATAATTTTTTTTCAATGGTTGTTATCTTTATAACAATGTATTCAATAAGTAAAATAGGTTATAAGATTTTCGGAGTGAATTCATTAGGAATAGGTGATATAAAACTCACTTCTTTCAGTACAATATGGCTTGGTATAGAATTCAGTTTCTTATCATTATGCATTTCATTTTTACTATCAGCTATATACAGTTTGCATGGAAAAGTCACTAAAAAATTAAGAGCATTTCATCAGTATCCATTTGCACCATTCCTATCAATTGGAATATTTTGTTCTTGGATTATAGATAAGATTTAA
- a CDS encoding coat protein, giving the protein MHTPDSKDSLIAEVAKAADLCMKPYVHSVFLENQLDDDSDDLIFKIQSRNIDGEREESMDIELEVYKSGNDVNMTISWKSLIDRPILWQGKHAVWMDSSSGVQCETPSYGKLFESLARKLRTVFKASLN; this is encoded by the coding sequence GTGCATACTCCTGATTCGAAAGATAGCTTGATAGCTGAAGTTGCCAAAGCGGCAGATCTTTGTATGAAGCCATATGTTCATTCTGTTTTTTTAGAAAATCAATTAGATGATGATTCTGATGACTTGATTTTTAAAATTCAATCTAGAAATATAGACGGCGAAAGAGAAGAATCTATGGATATTGAACTTGAAGTGTATAAAAGTGGGAATGATGTAAATATGACTATATCTTGGAAATCATTAATTGATAGGCCGATATTATGGCAAGGGAAGCATGCTGTTTGGATGGATAGCTCATCTGGTGTCCAATGCGAAACGCCTTCATATGGAAAACTTTTTGAGTCCCTTGCGAGAAAACTCAGGACAGTTTTTAAGGCTTCGTTAAACTGA
- a CDS encoding CIA30 family protein, which produces MIPDSPPTEISITPLIQGAEFSDWKSLNDTIMGGSSLAKCRSSEKGLFLEGNIVEEGGGFVSCRSPIFDKPFNLSKYSGLILEVEGEGRTLKFAIACEKKPLSLSNLLKGDIRWVASIPTKKNGVSSIKIPFKDLEPARRAKPVRLPLSFDPTCINRFQVLHSKFGQPGKMNSGFFSGPIKVLIKSISAYS; this is translated from the coding sequence TTGATTCCTGATTCACCACCGACTGAAATTTCAATAACTCCTCTCATACAGGGGGCAGAATTTTCAGATTGGAAATCTCTGAATGACACAATTATGGGCGGATCAAGTCTTGCAAAGTGCCGTTCTTCAGAGAAAGGCTTATTTCTTGAGGGTAACATAGTAGAAGAAGGCGGTGGCTTTGTTAGTTGCCGCTCTCCAATTTTTGATAAGCCTTTTAATCTTTCCAAATATTCTGGATTAATTCTTGAAGTTGAAGGAGAAGGGAGAACATTGAAATTTGCAATTGCTTGTGAAAAGAAACCTTTATCACTATCAAATCTTCTAAAAGGTGATATTCGTTGGGTGGCATCAATACCCACAAAGAAAAACGGAGTTAGTAGTATAAAAATACCCTTTAAAGATTTGGAACCGGCTCGTCGAGCAAAGCCTGTTCGGCTACCGCTTAGTTTTGATCCCACTTGTATCAATAGATTTCAAGTACTCCATTCAAAATTTGGTCAGCCAGGCAAAATGAACTCAGGGTTTTTTTCTGGTCCTATCAAAGTCTTAATTAAGTCAATTAGTGCATACTCCTGA
- a CDS encoding Gfo/Idh/MocA family protein — translation MINTDHPIRIAIAGLGFGESVHIPASLSNKNIELVGLWHPRPERLKEACNKHNLRAYETWEDLVNDSKVDGIIIATPPAPRYELALEAIKGGKHLLLEKPICLNSEEVKELQRNALKRNLKIAVDYEYRAVPQFMQAKRIINEKKLDEPYFVKLDWLMSSRANPDRPWNWYSDEDSGGGVLGALGTHAFDMIHWLIGPTHSLSAINATSIKQRFCTQSKNTKKVTSEDVSISQLQIKSINNNLIPAQVNLSAVTKQSRGFSLEIYGRNGTLILSSDNQKDYVHGFGLWFSTKEEVLKSIQPDSDLSFSKIWTDGRIAPVARIQNWWVQSIKDGTPVIPGLAEGLASQIVCDKVKESNSIGMKLEIN, via the coding sequence ATGATCAATACAGATCATCCGATTCGCATAGCAATTGCAGGACTGGGTTTCGGTGAAAGTGTTCATATTCCTGCATCATTATCTAATAAGAATATTGAGCTTGTGGGATTGTGGCATCCTCGGCCAGAAAGGCTTAAAGAAGCCTGTAATAAGCACAATCTTCGTGCCTACGAGACCTGGGAGGATTTAGTAAATGATTCCAAAGTAGATGGAATAATCATAGCTACTCCGCCAGCACCCAGATACGAGCTTGCACTAGAGGCAATTAAAGGAGGAAAACATCTTTTACTAGAAAAGCCAATTTGCTTAAACTCTGAAGAAGTAAAAGAGCTTCAAAGAAATGCTCTAAAAAGAAATTTAAAAATAGCTGTCGATTACGAATATCGAGCGGTTCCTCAGTTCATGCAAGCAAAGCGAATAATTAACGAGAAGAAACTAGATGAACCATATTTTGTAAAATTAGATTGGCTAATGAGCAGCAGAGCTAATCCAGATAGACCATGGAATTGGTATTCAGACGAAGATTCTGGTGGAGGGGTATTGGGCGCGTTAGGCACCCATGCTTTTGACATGATTCATTGGCTCATTGGTCCAACTCATTCATTAAGCGCAATAAATGCAACTTCAATCAAACAAAGATTTTGTACCCAATCAAAAAACACTAAAAAAGTAACAAGTGAAGATGTAAGCATTTCTCAACTACAAATTAAAAGCATTAATAACAATTTGATTCCAGCTCAAGTAAATCTCTCTGCCGTAACAAAACAAAGCCGAGGTTTTAGTCTAGAAATTTATGGGCGCAATGGAACTCTTATTCTTAGCAGTGATAATCAGAAAGATTATGTGCACGGATTTGGGCTGTGGTTCTCAACTAAGGAAGAAGTTCTTAAAAGTATTCAACCAGATTCAGATCTTTCTTTTTCAAAAATTTGGACAGATGGACGAATTGCCCCAGTAGCAAGAATACAAAACTGGTGGGTTCAAAGCATAAAAGACGGTACACCAGTTATTCCAGGCTTAGCTGAGGGATTAGCAAGCCAAATTGTTTGTGACAAGGTTAAAGAATCAAACTCGATTGGAATGAAGCTTGAAATCAATTAG
- a CDS encoding pentapeptide repeat-containing protein, whose protein sequence is MNKKTSFISDFKAIIFAALLIFVLIFPGQSVFARTPAEIRNQEELNISQDMSSQDLSGNDFVKLDLKGINFSESNLTGAVFNNSKLNGADLHGAQLNDALAYATDFEGADLRDVDFNGALLMESTFTDALIEGADFTDAVISRIQQKELCSMASGTNSKTEEDTSYSLGC, encoded by the coding sequence ATGAACAAAAAAACTTCTTTCATCTCTGATTTTAAAGCAATTATTTTTGCTGCATTACTTATTTTTGTTTTGATTTTTCCTGGTCAAAGTGTTTTTGCTAGAACGCCTGCTGAGATTCGCAATCAAGAAGAACTCAATATTTCGCAGGATATGTCTAGCCAGGATTTAAGTGGAAATGATTTCGTAAAACTAGATCTGAAGGGCATAAATTTCAGTGAATCAAATCTGACAGGAGCAGTATTTAATAATAGTAAATTGAATGGAGCAGATTTGCATGGTGCGCAGCTAAATGACGCTTTGGCATATGCAACTGATTTCGAAGGAGCTGATTTAAGGGATGTTGACTTCAATGGTGCATTATTGATGGAAAGTACCTTCACAGATGCTCTTATTGAAGGAGCTGACTTTACAGATGCAGTGATAAGTCGAATACAACAAAAAGAACTATGTTCTATGGCTTCTGGAACAAATTCAAAAACCGAGGAGGATACAAGCTATAGTCTTGGTTGCTGA
- a CDS encoding class I fructose-bisphosphate aldolase, translating into MALSYYAEELKKTASAIAQPGKGILAVDESTKTVGKRLASIGVENTEDNRKAYRGMLFTTEGLGNFISGAILFEETLFQNHPDGEPMVKKLEKLGIIPGIKVDKGLRPLAGGHDVETFCSGLDGLVERAADYYEQGARFAKWRAVLQITDDGCPSKLSIRENAWGLARYARSVQESGLVPIIEPEILMDGSHSIEKTAAVQEEVIKEVYLACQLNGVLLEGTLLKPSMTVQGADSSTKADPQQVAEMTIRTMERCVPASVPGITFLSGGLSEEAASVYLNLMNKIDRKAKWNVSFSYGRALQHSCLKAWKGSNTADGQKALIARAQANSEASKGLYVAGSQPSSDEQLFVAGYKY; encoded by the coding sequence ATGGCACTCTCGTACTACGCAGAAGAACTAAAGAAAACGGCAAGTGCCATAGCCCAGCCAGGCAAAGGGATTCTTGCTGTTGACGAATCAACTAAAACAGTAGGTAAAAGGCTTGCTTCAATAGGTGTTGAGAACACTGAGGACAACAGAAAAGCATATAGAGGTATGCTTTTCACCACAGAAGGTCTTGGAAACTTCATAAGCGGAGCGATTCTTTTTGAAGAAACTCTTTTCCAAAACCATCCAGATGGTGAGCCAATGGTTAAAAAGCTTGAGAAGCTAGGAATAATTCCAGGAATCAAGGTTGATAAAGGTCTAAGACCATTAGCTGGTGGACACGATGTAGAAACTTTTTGTTCAGGTTTAGACGGTCTTGTTGAAAGAGCTGCTGATTATTACGAGCAAGGTGCAAGATTTGCTAAATGGAGAGCAGTGCTTCAAATAACAGACGATGGTTGTCCTTCTAAACTTTCTATTAGAGAAAATGCTTGGGGTTTAGCAAGATACGCTAGATCAGTTCAAGAATCTGGTCTGGTTCCAATTATTGAACCAGAAATCTTAATGGATGGTTCACATTCAATCGAAAAGACAGCAGCAGTTCAAGAAGAAGTAATCAAAGAAGTTTACTTAGCTTGCCAATTAAACGGAGTACTTCTAGAGGGAACTCTTCTAAAGCCATCAATGACGGTTCAAGGTGCTGACAGCTCAACAAAAGCTGATCCTCAGCAAGTAGCTGAAATGACAATCCGTACAATGGAACGCTGTGTACCTGCAAGTGTCCCTGGTATTACTTTCCTTTCAGGTGGCTTGAGCGAGGAAGCTGCATCAGTTTATTTAAATCTGATGAATAAGATCGACAGAAAGGCTAAGTGGAATGTTTCATTCTCATATGGTCGTGCTTTACAACATTCATGTCTAAAAGCATGGAAAGGCTCGAACACTGCTGATGGACAAAAAGCACTCATAGCTAGAGCTCAAGCAAACTCTGAGGCATCAAAAGGATTGTATGTTGCTGGTTCTCAGCCTTCTTCTGATGAACAACTATTTGTAGCTGGATATAAGTACTAA
- the purS gene encoding phosphoribosylformylglycinamidine synthase subunit PurS → MSLFKARVFVHLRPSVLDPAGEATRSATKRLGIEGVTQLRIGKSIELEIEAANKEEARSKIELMSDRLLANPVIEDWSLEFKDEQKTLTN, encoded by the coding sequence GTGTCTTTATTTAAAGCAAGAGTTTTTGTTCATTTAAGACCTTCTGTTTTGGATCCGGCCGGAGAGGCTACTAGGTCAGCTACTAAGAGATTAGGAATAGAAGGAGTTACTCAACTAAGAATTGGTAAATCTATTGAACTTGAGATCGAAGCGGCAAATAAGGAGGAAGCTCGATCGAAGATTGAGTTAATGAGTGATCGATTGCTCGCAAACCCTGTTATTGAGGACTGGTCTTTGGAATTTAAGGACGAACAGAAAACTCTTACAAACTAA
- the cobW gene encoding cobalamin biosynthesis protein CobW: MSDSRLPVTVVTGFLGSGKTTLLRHLLSEAHQRLAVVVNEFGTVGLDGDLLKTCGFCSDDEVDERIVELNNGCLCCTVQEDFLPAMEALLLRSNQLDGIIIETSGLALPKPLLQALNWPAIRSKVFINGVVTLVDGYALSNGSPVGDLKSINEQITNDNSIDHLTPINDLFRDQLISADLVLISRSDLLSAKSFSLVRDEVKKQGNSITNILPISNGKIEPSVILGLCKEQNNISRSDQNDHDHDHDHDHDHDHDHDHDHVDVISEHLRFEFPINQNLLKEILLKLVPDYQILRIKGRCWIEGKALPLQIQMVGSRFNSWFESANDDSWKPSKAGIDLVSLSLKGGVKKAFESSF, encoded by the coding sequence ATGAGTGATAGTCGTCTACCAGTTACTGTGGTTACTGGTTTTTTGGGCTCTGGCAAAACAACACTCTTGAGACATCTTTTAAGTGAAGCTCATCAACGTCTAGCTGTAGTAGTTAATGAATTTGGAACAGTAGGCTTAGATGGAGACCTTCTTAAAACCTGTGGCTTTTGCTCTGATGATGAAGTAGATGAAAGAATAGTTGAATTGAATAATGGCTGTTTATGTTGCACTGTTCAAGAGGACTTCTTACCTGCAATGGAAGCTTTGCTCCTTAGATCAAATCAGCTTGATGGAATCATTATTGAAACCAGTGGTCTTGCTTTGCCAAAGCCTTTACTGCAAGCTCTTAATTGGCCTGCAATAAGAAGTAAGGTTTTCATTAATGGTGTCGTAACTTTGGTTGATGGATATGCTCTTTCAAACGGAAGTCCAGTGGGTGATTTAAAAAGTATTAATGAACAAATAACAAATGATAATAGTATTGATCATTTAACTCCAATAAATGATCTTTTTAGAGATCAATTGATTTCTGCTGATCTCGTTTTGATTAGTAGGTCTGATTTGCTTTCTGCAAAAAGCTTTTCATTGGTTAGGGATGAGGTAAAGAAGCAAGGGAATTCCATTACTAATATTCTGCCAATATCTAATGGAAAAATTGAACCTTCAGTAATTCTCGGCCTTTGCAAAGAACAAAACAATATTTCTCGATCAGATCAAAATGACCATGACCATGACCATGACCATGACCATGACCATGACCATGACCATGACCATGACCATGTTGATGTAATAAGTGAGCATTTAAGATTTGAATTCCCAATTAATCAAAATTTATTGAAAGAAATACTTTTAAAACTTGTTCCGGATTATCAAATTCTTCGAATAAAAGGGAGATGCTGGATAGAGGGTAAGGCTTTGCCCCTTCAGATCCAAATGGTTGGATCTAGATTTAATTCATGGTTTGAGAGCGCGAATGATGATTCTTGGAAACCTTCTAAGGCTGGGATTGATTTAGTCTCTTTGAGTCTGAAAGGCGGAGTTAAAAAAGCTTTTGAATCTTCTTTTTAA
- a CDS encoding phosphoribulokinase has translation MSKLHPVVAVTGSSGAGTSTVKRAFEHIFARENIVPAVVEGDSYHRFERMPMKKAMSEALSRGENFSHFGPEANLFDKLEDLFSQYGKTGGGQKRYYLHSPEEAEEHNTRLGTKLDPGQFTPWEDIPTGTDLLFYEGLHGGVVGENYDVASFADLLVGVVPITNLEWIQKIHRDNAERGYSAETIVDTILRRMPDYINHICPQFSRTDINFQRVPTIDTSNPFICRNIPTPDESFVIIHFRKGSREKWGIDFQYLLGMIHDSFMSSPTSIVVNGGKMGFAMELILTPIIHKMIEEKKAAG, from the coding sequence ATGTCAAAGCTTCACCCAGTAGTAGCTGTAACTGGTTCATCCGGAGCAGGAACAAGCACAGTTAAAAGAGCTTTTGAGCATATATTTGCTCGAGAAAATATAGTTCCTGCAGTTGTTGAAGGAGATAGCTATCACCGTTTTGAGAGAATGCCTATGAAGAAGGCAATGTCTGAAGCCCTTTCAAGAGGTGAAAATTTTTCTCATTTTGGACCAGAGGCAAATTTATTCGACAAATTAGAAGACCTATTTAGTCAATATGGAAAAACTGGCGGAGGTCAGAAAAGATATTATTTACATAGCCCAGAAGAAGCTGAGGAACACAACACTCGCTTAGGAACGAAACTAGATCCAGGTCAATTCACTCCTTGGGAAGATATTCCAACAGGAACGGACCTTTTGTTTTATGAAGGTCTACACGGTGGAGTAGTAGGGGAAAATTATGATGTAGCTTCATTCGCAGATTTACTTGTTGGTGTAGTACCAATTACCAATCTCGAATGGATACAAAAAATACATAGAGATAATGCAGAAAGAGGATATTCAGCAGAAACAATCGTCGATACAATTCTGAGAAGAATGCCTGATTATATCAATCATATATGTCCCCAATTCAGCAGAACAGATATTAATTTCCAGAGAGTACCGACAATTGATACATCAAACCCATTTATTTGTCGAAATATTCCAACACCAGACGAAAGTTTTGTAATTATTCATTTTAGAAAAGGTTCAAGGGAAAAATGGGGTATTGACTTCCAGTATTTATTAGGAATGATTCATGATTCCTTCATGTCTAGTCCAACAAGTATTGTTGTTAATGGAGGCAAAATGGGCTTTGCTATGGAACTTATTCTTACACCAATTATTCATAAAATGATAGAGGAGAAGAAAGCAGCAGGCTAA
- the accD gene encoding acetyl-CoA carboxylase, carboxyltransferase subunit beta, whose translation MSLFDWFADRRKGQFVGKVTQESEESDGLWEKCPECGQVVYRKDLIDNCSVCSNCGHHNRIDSEERIRLISDPNTFKSINNHLTPVDPLGFKDRRAYADRLRESQASTGLKDGVLTGTCEVNSIPMALAVMDFRFMGGSMGSVVGEKLTRLIEHSTKEKLPLLIVCASGGARMQEGMLSLMQMAKISGALERHRDAQLLYMPLLTHPTTGGVTASFAMLGDLILAEPKALIGFAGRRVIEQTLREKLPDNFQTAEYLQDHGFVDTIVPRTELKETLAKILRLHKTQEVKLQTNA comes from the coding sequence GTGTCATTATTCGACTGGTTTGCTGATAGAAGAAAAGGCCAATTTGTTGGCAAAGTCACTCAGGAATCTGAAGAAAGTGATGGACTATGGGAAAAATGTCCAGAATGTGGACAGGTAGTTTATAGAAAAGATTTAATAGATAATTGCAGTGTTTGCAGTAATTGTGGGCATCACAATCGAATAGATAGCGAAGAGAGAATAAGACTAATTTCTGATCCAAATACGTTCAAATCAATCAATAATCATTTAACTCCCGTTGACCCACTGGGTTTTAAAGATCGACGAGCTTACGCAGATAGGCTCAGAGAAAGTCAAGCTAGTACTGGTCTTAAAGATGGAGTATTAACAGGGACATGCGAAGTTAATTCTATTCCCATGGCATTAGCTGTAATGGATTTCAGATTCATGGGCGGCTCAATGGGATCTGTTGTGGGAGAGAAGCTCACAAGGCTTATCGAACATTCAACTAAAGAAAAACTGCCATTACTGATTGTTTGCGCTTCGGGTGGTGCGCGAATGCAAGAAGGGATGTTAAGTCTGATGCAAATGGCAAAAATTTCAGGGGCCCTTGAACGACATAGAGATGCACAGTTGCTCTATATGCCTTTACTTACACATCCCACTACTGGAGGAGTTACTGCTAGTTTTGCCATGCTTGGAGATTTAATACTTGCAGAACCCAAAGCACTTATTGGATTTGCAGGGAGAAGAGTAATTGAACAAACACTTAGAGAAAAACTTCCTGATAATTTTCAAACAGCAGAATATCTTCAAGACCATGGTTTCGTAGATACCATTGTACCAAGAACAGAACTTAAAGAAACTTTGGCAAAGATACTTCGATTACATAAGACACAAGAAGTAAAATTACAAACTAATGCTTAA